The Hypanus sabinus isolate sHypSab1 chromosome 2, sHypSab1.hap1, whole genome shotgun sequence DNA segment GCAAGAATTCCTGTAATATTATTCAATAGTGGGTGCACGTTCATGCATTGCAGATAAACAGTGGTGGTAGTATTGCTGTGTTGCACACTGTGCCTGCGATAGCAGGGTGTGGCAAACAGCTAAACAGAGCTTAAACAATGCTCTGCTaagcagaggttaataacagTTTAACAGGAGGAGTCATTGCTCCCTGGCTATAGATTGACTccttatagagcctaatggctgagggaaaGAACAACcccatatagtgctctttggagcagcatggTTATCTTactctattactgaaagtgctcctctgtccagccaaggtggcatgcagaggctgAGAATTGCCAGGATATTCCAGAGGGTCCTTTTTCCTACCTTAGTCTCCAGTTTGATTCCTATACCAGAGCCAACCTTTCTACTCAGTTCATTGAGCCTGTTGACATCACCCACGTCAATGCCATTGCCGCAGCACACCACGGCATAGacgattgtactggtgacaacagacctGTAGACCATGTGAAAGAGAGTTCTGCATATTCCAAagcacctcagtctcctcaagaggtagaggagactctgaaccttcttgtacacagccttgaTGCcaatgctccactcaagtctgtcatccaggtgcacccccaggtacctgtaggtcctcaccatcaattgtAACAGGAAGCAGTGCAATtttggtcttcctaaagtccatcaccatctcctttgactTATAGATATTAAACTGCACacgattcagcttgcaccatttgacaaagtcctccaccagggtcctgtattcatcctcaaGTCCTCCACtgatacacccaactattgctgtgtcatcagagaatttctgcagatgacatgactcagtgttgtatctaaagtccaaggAAGTCATGATAAGACTTAATATAAgctataataagtaaataaataaacaaacagatacATAAACAatcaaataaataagtagtgcaagagaAGAATCGTGAGATattgtttatgggttcatgggcATTcaaaaaaatctgatggcagagaagaaatAGCTGTTCCTAAAAACGTTGAaagtctgtcttcaggctcctggacctccttcccatTGGTAGTATGAGAAATATGAAATGGTAAAATGGGGAATAGATTTCTTCCATTGTTCGATGGAGATGTGAATCTTTAATTGGAAGCATTAACATTGTCACAATCAAGACAGAGGAACCAatctttcaagattcaaaattcaagattgtttaatgtcataaaatattattactccagatccaatgcagcacaaaatcaaaaaaaaataaagaacacagtaattaaaaacacaataaatataaatacaaaagatagcttatatacatagattgattatatatcCATAAATTGATGCTAGACAcagaagtgtctgtacataaggtgactatgacaggaagtgataaagtagtggtggtgggggtgtgatgGGGTGGATTAGTAGGTGGAGCTGCTGGTCAGGCTCACTGTTTGGTGAGTGTAACAGTTTTTGAGTAGCTCTTCCTGGCGTGAATACAACATAACATCCTCACTGATGCTAAATAGCCTTCACCTCCCAGAGCCAATCTCTAaaatttaatttaactactttaAATATCAACTTGGTCATTAAAATTCCTCTTGTtttctttaaaacaaaatatttttaacactGGAATTATTTGATATCATTTGAAGTTTGAATTGTGGTGTAATTCTTGTTCCAAATGAGAGTTTCAATCATCTGTTTCTGTTTGCTATTTTAGGAGATGAATGAGACTTGTTCCAGAATTAATGATATTCTCGAGTACTACTACCTCACAAGCATGTACAGCATCGAATTCCTTTTAGGATTGGTAGGGAACATCATTGTGATAAGCGGTTACATATTCTGCCTGAAGAACTGGAAGTGCAGTAACATCTACCTCTTCAATCTGTCCATCTCAGATCTGATCTTCATCTGCACTCTCCCAATGTTTGTCGTCTATTACGCCAAGGGCAAACATTGGGTGTTTGGTGATTTTCTCTGCAAGATGAATAGGTACATCCTTTACACCAATATGTACCTGAGCATGCTGTTCCTAGCTTGTATTAGTATCGACCGTTACCTGTTGGTCAGCAACCCATTGAGAGTCCATGTGTTTCAAAGGAAGAGGGTTGCTGTCTTCATCTCTATTGGCCTATGGATCTTTGTCACCTTGGAGGTCATCCCCGTCTTGACCTTCATTGGTTCTGACAATGTCACGAGTCATGATAACAGCACCATCATCAAGTGTGTGGACTACGCGAGCGCTGGTAACCCAGTCCACAATCTAGTTTACAACGTGTGTCTCACCACATTTGGTTTTGTGCTTCCAATGAGTGTCATGGGGGTTTTCTGTGTGAAGACTGCTTGCAAGCTAAAGGAATTAAATAAAGAAAGGACCTGTAGCATGCCCCTTGAAAAACCGCTCACGCTGGTCATATTGGCCATTgtcattttctcagtattatttacccCTTATCACATCATGAGAAATGCTCGCATGGTGTCGAGATTAGAAAATATCAACATTTCAAAGGGTGCTTTTGAGTGCATAAAAGCAGCTTATGCTCTTTCAAGGCCGGTGGCTTTCCTCAGTATCATCACCAATCCTGTTTTCTACTTTCTCTCTGGGGACAAATTCAGGGAAACAATCGCAAACAGCTTGAAATGCTGTTGACTGGAAAGCCTAAGGCTGTGTGTCACACCGAGGACTGCCTCGTTTGGTAGTGACGTGAGTTTGGAGATGAGGGACCATTGTTGATTCAAATTTATCTTAGTTATTTAGCCACATGTTCCTGACAGATACAGAAGAATTGTTCTGCTGAGGGAGATTCTCAAACTCATCACAGCTATCACGAATACACAAGGAATTTTCTTTTTACTCGTCACAATCTCTTGTTTAAGTGGGAAAAACGTGGACAATGTTTTGGTTTCAGTAGAAAGGCACACATTGGCTAAATAAACTTGTAAGATTACTGTCTATCTAAAATTGAATGTCTAGAATTTAAATCtgatagaaattttaaaaataataaagtgAACAAAAAGGATATATAGAAATAAATTATCTTTGTTGATTGATAAGGACTGAGGATCATCGCCTAGAAATTAGAGCCAACCACATAATGCAGCCTGTTTACTCTTCACCTGTATGTATGTGCTTATTGTAATCCTATTGAGTGtcggggtggagatgcatctctaccaaaggaggtgtaaggtgctccttccctccgctagcctgcaggtcacctcttggataaggtgtagcacctgcttagccccccgatcagggtcacctgaagccactggagtaggtggtggatggtcgtatgagcagctggtgcgtatcacaagtcctggtgatgcgcccactgaagccaggcagacaatctctgaagagtattgataatggttggggtcacccatcttgtaaagacacagcccggaagaaggcaatggcaaagctcCTCTGCAGAAGTATaagtcaagaacaatcatggtcatgggaccatAATCACCCGCATCATAAATATGACACATGATATTGAATGGAAGATTCGTATGGTGAATAGAATTTTAACTATGTAAGAGCTTCACAGACATTCGAGCTGACAATTAACAATGCCAACATACAAACAAGTGCAGTTGTGCAAACAGACCTTGATCCCTTGgatatgatatgtgctgtttctTAAGATTCAAATTcaatattgtttaatgtcatttcagtacacaagtgcaaCAAAGCTGAAACTATTGTTATTTTGGatccaatacagcacaaaaaaacaaaataagataaagaacaaaataacaaaaacacaataaatataaatacgtaaTATAGCTTATAATACATAGAtattatgtccataaagtgacactaggcacacgAGTGTCCGTACAtagggtgactgacaggaaataataaagtagtgatggttGGGAGTGTGATAGGgagagttagtgggtggaggtgttaattagtcttactgcttggggaaattaACTGTTCTTGGGTCTGGCAGtcttggcatggatgctacatagcctcctccctgctgAGAGTGGGGGAAACAGTCCATGTCCAGGGTGGGTGcaatccttcatgatattactggcccttttctggtacctttctgtatatgtgtccttaaaggcaggtaggctggtgccagtgatgcagtgGGCAATCTTGGCTGTCCACTGCAGAGCCTTCCTGACCACAGCAGTGCAAATTCTGTACAAAGCAATGATGTGGTTTGTTAGGAGGCTCCCTACTGCAAATCTGTAGAACATTGTGCGTGTTGTgtgtagtccagctctcttcagcctacTCATAAAGCATTtatgagttttcctgactgtgcagGATGTGTTCTAGGACcacgagaggttgtgtgagatgtgcattcccaggagtttgaaactgctcgcagtttccactgctgtgccacagCAAGGTAAAGTAATTGGTGGAACATACATAATTCACAGCCACCGACATTGAGCCACGGtttactttaagaggctggtctgacgtgtTGACGTAGTTATATAAAGTTTTTTTTCATCACGCTTTGTGTTCAGGTTTTGGGATACAATAAATGAGTTATTACTGCTTTTCTTAAACATACAACGCCTCCGCCATttttatttgcgaaaacctacattggtgaccctaaTGCTCTGggatgattccagagttattgagcAAAGTACTGTCCATTGGTTTATACAAGCTGAGACCCAATTCGCACTGCGGGAAATCTCCACCAACAATACCAAACAATTCTAGGTGGTGGCATCGCTCAGCAACTCCATGGGCTGTGAGAGTGGTTAGTCTACTAGAACACATTCCTGAACACGATAAATGCCAatcgctgaaaactcaccttttacagacttctGGATGAGCAGAGTCAGAGCACGGAATAGGCAAGGCCCCCAACGTAAGGACACCCACAGCTGCCAAACAGGTGATGCCATGCCGGTGTTTTACCGCTCTTGCTTTGGTGTTAAGGTGAGGAAGTGTAAAAGACCTTGTGACTTTGACAGTCGCATGCATCGGGATTTCAGAAGTCTGTGAGCATCATGGGTCCCAGCTGCCAGCGTTGTCTACTAATCAAtatggacaccctttcagggtgaCACTTCCTGTGTGACAAGGAtgttcaagtgagtgtgctgccagcaatGCCTACTGATGGGAAGGTAAAAGGTGATGAAACCTCACTGGCAGCGGGATCTAGACTATTGGGACGTGACAGCtgatgctctgcttcagtgggtgacATAACTCACAGGACTTTGTCCTGTCTAAAGTGGCTGGACCTCTGTTCAGTGCAGATTTCCTGTCTGCTGGCTtatggatgtcaaggactttgggtcgtTACCCTGCACCCCTAGTAAATTCCCCACAAAAACTTTGCCACCAGCACATATGAGTTTACTTGACTGCTCACCAAGTCCaccacagtcacaaaacatggggtcaaGCACATTCCCACAACTTGCCCGCTAGTCCATGCCCACGTGCGTAGACTGGATCCAGAAAAGCCTGTAACCatgaaggctgagtttgccagcATGGAAAGACTGGT contains these protein-coding regions:
- the LOC132403279 gene encoding succinate receptor 1-like; this encodes MNETCSRINDILEYYYLTSMYSIEFLLGLVGNIIVISGYIFCLKNWKCSNIYLFNLSISDLIFICTLPMFVVYYAKGKHWVFGDFLCKMNRYILYTNMYLSMLFLACISIDRYLLVSNPLRVHVFQRKRVAVFISIGLWIFVTLEVIPVLTFIGSDNVTSHDNSTIIKCVDYASAGNPVHNLVYNVCLTTFGFVLPMSVMGVFCVKTACKLKELNKERTCSMPLEKPLTLVILAIVIFSVLFTPYHIMRNARMVSRLENINISKGAFECIKAAYALSRPVAFLSIITNPVFYFLSGDKFRETIANSLKCC